The following proteins are encoded in a genomic region of Magnolia sinica isolate HGM2019 chromosome 1, MsV1, whole genome shotgun sequence:
- the LOC131241214 gene encoding galactan beta-1,4-galactosyltransferase GALS3-like: MAKERDPKEKRMFVGIVWNCAEMKLLVTALFLLCSIATFLQFFPSRPSISSPFDFNLCLSKLSSSPSLPTLNVSSSITQNVSSSVTQNVSSSVTQNMSSSVTQNVSSSVTQNISSSVTLETHQEEAVEADVVGPNGIIKRSFNPYGWAAYLFIQMGAYRGGLDTFAVIGLSSKPIHVYGKPSFQCEWAPSNISQTPITVPGKKFLPDWGYGHIYTVVVVNCTFPAPVGADGSGGRLILHAFTGPPGPDQRNETIVTLTERPGSLDTSIFTARPKYDYLYCGSSLYGSLSPQRMREWIAYHVKLFGERSHFIIHDAGGVHPEVLEVLKPWMELGYVTLQDITDQERFDGYYHNQFLVVNDCLHRYRFMAKWMFFFDVDEYIFLPPKSTIQSLLLTMVDYTQFTIEQMPMSNKLCLESDRGKNVRMWGFEKLVYKDVKRGIRRDRKYAVQPRQVFATGVHMSQNVAGKTTHKTERRIKYFHYHGTIANRREPCREFVSADNLTVDGTPYVLDGTLRATAASVKRFELKTIGPRLQRTRQ; encoded by the exons ATGGCGAAAGAGAGAGATCCCAAAGAGAAGAGAATGTTTGTAGGTATTGTATGGAACTGCGCTGAGATGAAGCTATTGGTAACGGCTCTTTTTCTGCTCTGCTCTATTGCAACATTTCTCCAGTTCTTCCCATCTCGCCCCTCCATCTCCTCACCTTTCGATTTCAATCTCTGCCTCTCCAAGCTCTCATCTTCACCATCCCTGCCGACCCTAAACGTATCTTCTTCTATAACCCAAAACGTATCTTCTTCTGTAACCCAAAACGTATCTTCTTCTGTTACCCAAAACATGTCTTCTTCTGTAACCCAAAACGTATCTTCTTCTGTAACCCAAAACATATCTTCTTCTGTAACTCTAGAAACCCACCAAGAAGAAGCAGTGGAAGCTGATGTGGTGGGCCCCAACGGAATCATCAAGCGGTCCTTCAATCCCTATGGGTGGGCCGCCTACCTCTTCATACAGATGGGGGCCTACAGAGGGGGACTCGACACTTTCGCCGTCATCGGCCTTTCCTCCAAGCCCATCCATGTGTACGGCAAGCCAAGCTTCCAGTGCGAGTGGGCCCCATCTAACATTTCCCAAACACCCATCACCGTTCCCGGCAAAAAGTTCCTCCCTGATTGGGGATACGGCCATATCTACACCGTTGTTGTTGTCAATTGCACTTTCCCAGCTCCAGTTGGCGCCGACGGCTCCGGCGGGCGCCTAATTCTCCATGCCTTCACCGGCCCGCCGGGCCCCGACCAGCGCAACGAGACGATCGTCACATTGACAGAGCGGCCCGGCTCGCTCGACACTTCCATCTTCACCGCCCGGCCTAAGTATGACTACCTCTACTGTGGGTCCTCCCTCTATGGCAGCCTCAGCCCGCAGCGGATGCGGGAGTGGATCGCCTACCATGTGAAGCTCTTCGGCGAGCGGTCGCACTTCATAATTCATGAtgctggtggggtccacccagAGGTTTTGGAGGTTCTGAAGCCATGGATGGAATTGGGGTATGTGACACTGCAGGACATCACTGATCAGGAGCGGTTCGACGGGTACTACCACAATCAGTTCTTGGTTGTTAATGACTGCTTGCATCGGTACCGGTTCATGGCAAAGTGGATGTTCTTCTTCGACGTCGATGAGTACATCTTCCTCCCGCCGAAGAGCACCATCCAATCGCTGCTTTTGACGATGGTGGATTACACACAGTTCACCATTGAGCAGATGCCCATGTCCAATAAGCTCTGTCTTGAGAGTGATAGAGGGAAGAATGTCAG GATGTGGGGATTTGAGAAGCTGGTGTACAAGGATGTGAAGAGGGGCATCCGTAGGGACCGCAAGTATGCGGTCCAGCCACGACAAGTGTTCGCGACGGGCGTGCACATGTCGCAAAATGTGGCTGGCAAGACGACCCACAAGACCGAGCGACGGATCAAGTACTTCCACTACCATGGCACCATCGCTAATCGCCGGGAGCCATGCAGGGAGTTTGTCAGTGCTGATAATCTCACCGTCGATGGCACACCATACGTCCTCGACGGCACGCTTCGGGCCACCGCCGCGTCAGTGAAGCGGTTCGAGCTCAAGACCATTGGGCCCAGGTTACAACGCACACGCCAGTGA